One genomic region from Flexibacter flexilis DSM 6793 encodes:
- a CDS encoding nuclear transport factor 2 family protein, which produces MATTTIQSILDIFEGADERNWQKASNAMANKVLLDYTSMTGGEPALLTPQEITAAWANFLPGFDKTHHQLSNFQQQANTVTFDGKADHYINDSVWTVIGNYYAETEADGKVSLLRFNFKTQSGNTELPAIATANIQKSKVN; this is translated from the coding sequence ATGGCAACAACTACAATTCAAAGCATCTTAGACATTTTTGAAGGTGCAGACGAGAGAAATTGGCAAAAAGCCAGTAACGCAATGGCTAACAAAGTTTTACTGGACTATACGTCCATGACAGGCGGCGAACCTGCATTGCTCACACCACAAGAAATAACGGCAGCTTGGGCCAATTTTTTACCTGGGTTTGACAAAACACATCATCAGTTAAGCAATTTTCAGCAACAGGCAAACACTGTTACTTTTGATGGAAAAGCCGACCATTATATCAATGATTCGGTTTGGACGGTCATCGGGAACTATTACGCAGAAACCGAAGCAGATGGCAAAGTGAGTTTATTGCGATTTAATTTTAAAACGCAAAGCGGAAATACTGAACTACCCGCCATTGCCACCGCAAACATTCAAAAATCTAAAGTAAATTAA
- a CDS encoding DUF2306 domain-containing protein, whose amino-acid sequence MENTINILIYIHAFTGGLGLITGLISIFVQKGSTNHKKAGKIFSYAMLISALISLVVARMPNHENLFLFLIGVFTIYMILAGNRALTLKNKTQADLTDKLVSGSMLITSIGMLAIGIFGMIQKIDNSILYVFFGGFGAFMSLKDFQTFRTFTTQKNAWLISHLGRMIGALIASVTAFLVAGLNIGSILVWILPTIIGTAYIIYWSRRYAPKKAV is encoded by the coding sequence ATGGAAAACACTATCAATATTCTTATTTACATTCATGCCTTTACAGGTGGATTAGGTCTCATTACGGGGCTTATCAGTATTTTTGTGCAGAAAGGAAGCACTAATCACAAAAAAGCAGGGAAAATTTTCTCTTACGCCATGCTTATTAGTGCGCTTATTTCGCTGGTAGTTGCCCGAATGCCAAACCACGAAAATCTGTTCTTATTCCTTATCGGTGTGTTTACGATTTACATGATATTGGCAGGCAACAGGGCTTTGACGCTAAAAAACAAAACCCAAGCCGACCTCACAGACAAATTGGTTTCTGGAAGTATGCTCATAACCTCAATTGGAATGCTGGCCATTGGTATTTTTGGTATGATACAAAAAATTGATAACAGCATTTTGTACGTCTTTTTTGGAGGATTTGGGGCTTTTATGAGCTTAAAAGATTTTCAGACGTTCCGCACTTTTACGACCCAGAAAAACGCATGGCTTATCAGTCATTTGGGGCGCATGATTGGCGCACTAATTGCTTCTGTTACAGCATTTTTAGTCGCGGGACTCAATATCGGAAGTATATTAGTTTGGATATTGCCAACCATTATCGGGACAGCTTATATTATTTATTGGAGCAGACGATACGCACCAAAGAAAGCCGTTTAG
- a CDS encoding nuclear transport factor 2 family protein, which yields MKANFLRFSFLLLLLGAFDSMAQEAVTAAPNPEALFTSPDKTLHTNKQAAYHIMKDLLEANHWELADRYIDETYIQHNPNAANGRKAVVDFFTNVLKVQPSPIPDKMKTKIVSVMAEGDLVSVATVRVEKDAKDPSKTYTTTWFDQWRFRNGKAVEHWDCALKMN from the coding sequence ATGAAAGCAAATTTTCTACGATTTTCGTTTTTGCTGCTGCTACTTGGCGCATTTGATAGCATGGCGCAAGAAGCCGTAACAGCCGCTCCAAACCCTGAAGCGTTATTTACCAGTCCCGACAAAACACTGCACACCAACAAGCAAGCCGCTTACCACATCATGAAAGATTTGTTGGAGGCCAATCATTGGGAACTGGCCGACCGATACATCGACGAAACCTACATTCAGCACAACCCCAACGCTGCCAATGGCCGCAAAGCTGTAGTCGATTTTTTTACAAATGTGCTAAAAGTACAGCCCTCCCCCATTCCCGACAAGATGAAAACCAAAATTGTGTCGGTGATGGCCGAAGGCGATTTGGTTTCGGTGGCAACCGTCAGAGTAGAAAAAGACGCAAAAGACCCTTCCAAAACTTACACGACTACGTGGTTTGACCAATGGCGATTCAGAAACGGAAAAGCCGTCGAGCATTGGGACTGCGCCCTCAAAATGAATTAG
- a CDS encoding ring-infected erythrocyte surface antigen domain-containing protein — MKQLPSLFTALLLCLSTTLGFARDIDADKLRRAYEQESNPRKKILLLDTLTEHLEMFGFTDSSSLQSYQVLIRLGRQVGDSVLVAKGWFRVASHHSLNKQIILSNQACYKALNAMLAAKEHQEYALISDIYTVLGFNYTVLKNEKKALQFHHLALDFINKTQDFRRKADILTNIRVFYREQHKEDSLKYYARLSLDAYRNSARQSIDTMYEVGGIAWALLDLDSTQQAIQYFELGLQQAKKRGEQHSIKTFYKYLGNAYYKINHYAKAKDYYLRSEQINDLTKSVMVNNNLSKIFWKEGDYKNAFKHYQQAKEIEEKSFSLQVAQQIFDAELHYQEALQKQELLQSQNETLQARQFLFFMLGLLIMSLITIGLFWRLYSQKRESEIKLAELNKEITAQNEEILTQTEQLSETNEALTSINENLDQLVRDRTAVVESQKDQIEQFAFMNAHQIRGPVATMLGLINMIESENMLAQHKDIEGYLKTTANKMDMMIHQVQDRLDHKEWEKTVPSEQILKT; from the coding sequence ATGAAACAACTGCCTTCCTTGTTCACTGCACTGCTCTTATGCCTAAGTACAACACTAGGCTTTGCACGAGACATAGACGCGGACAAACTCAGGCGTGCCTACGAACAAGAAAGCAATCCCAGAAAAAAGATTTTACTTTTAGATACACTAACCGAACATTTAGAAATGTTTGGTTTTACGGATAGCAGTAGTTTGCAATCCTACCAAGTACTTATCAGACTGGGCAGGCAAGTGGGAGATTCTGTATTGGTGGCGAAAGGTTGGTTTCGGGTGGCATCGCATCATAGCCTTAACAAACAAATTATTTTGTCTAATCAGGCCTGCTACAAAGCACTTAACGCCATGCTCGCGGCCAAAGAGCATCAAGAATATGCCTTAATTTCAGACATTTACACCGTATTGGGCTTTAATTATACGGTGCTAAAAAACGAGAAAAAAGCCTTACAGTTCCATCATTTAGCCCTCGATTTCATTAATAAAACACAAGATTTCCGAAGAAAAGCCGACATCCTGACCAATATCCGTGTATTTTATCGAGAGCAACACAAAGAGGATTCCTTAAAATATTATGCTCGCTTGTCCCTTGACGCTTACAGAAATTCAGCACGCCAAAGCATTGACACCATGTACGAAGTGGGCGGCATCGCATGGGCTTTATTGGATTTGGACAGCACGCAACAGGCTATCCAGTATTTTGAATTGGGTTTGCAGCAAGCCAAGAAACGAGGTGAGCAGCATTCTATCAAAACTTTTTATAAATATTTGGGAAATGCCTACTACAAAATAAACCACTACGCCAAAGCCAAAGATTATTATTTACGCTCCGAGCAAATAAACGATTTGACCAAAAGTGTGATGGTAAACAATAACTTAAGCAAGATTTTTTGGAAAGAAGGCGATTATAAAAACGCGTTCAAACACTACCAACAAGCCAAAGAGATAGAAGAAAAATCCTTTAGTTTGCAGGTAGCACAACAGATTTTTGATGCGGAGTTGCACTACCAAGAGGCATTACAAAAACAAGAACTGCTACAATCCCAAAACGAAACATTGCAGGCACGGCAATTTCTTTTTTTTATGCTTGGATTACTGATTATGAGCCTCATTACAATTGGCCTTTTCTGGCGATTATATTCTCAGAAAAGAGAAAGTGAAATAAAATTAGCAGAGCTAAACAAAGAAATTACGGCACAAAATGAAGAAATCTTGACACAAACCGAGCAACTCAGCGAAACCAACGAGGCACTCACTTCCATCAACGAAAATTTAGACCAACTCGTCAGGGACAGAACCGCCGTCGTAGAGTCTCAAAAAGACCAAATAGAACAGTTTGCCTTTATGAATGCGCACCAAATACGCGGCCCTGTGGCCACCATGCTCGGACTCATTAATATGATAGAAAGCGAAAATATGTTGGCGCAACACAAAGATATTGAGGGCTATCTAAAAACGACGGCCAACAAAATGGACATGATGATACACCAAGTACAAGACCGACTCGACCACAAGGAATGGGAAAAAACCGTTCCGTCCGAACAAATCCTTAAAACGTAA
- a CDS encoding VOC family protein — MKQLTFASLQVIDLEVSKNFYTQQLGFEIDNANPQACVFKYNQGQASFAIRTPLEPLEGKELGVGVALWFAIEEKVEALKEKYLAGGITTAGPIIETPFGRAFHVKDPDGYKLTFLEAK; from the coding sequence ATGAAACAGTTAACATTTGCGTCGCTACAAGTGATAGACCTTGAAGTTTCCAAAAACTTCTATACCCAACAATTAGGATTTGAAATTGATAACGCTAATCCGCAAGCCTGCGTGTTTAAATACAACCAAGGACAAGCCAGTTTTGCGATACGCACACCACTCGAACCGCTCGAAGGCAAAGAATTGGGCGTGGGCGTAGCTTTGTGGTTTGCTATTGAGGAAAAGGTAGAGGCTTTGAAAGAAAAATACCTTGCTGGCGGTATTACGACGGCGGGGCCGATTATCGAAACGCCTTTTGGTCGTGCGTTTCACGTCAAAGACCCTGATGGTTACAAACTTACGTTTTTGGAAGCCAAATAA
- a CDS encoding MarR family winged helix-turn-helix transcriptional regulator, with the protein MPQEIEFHFKSPQDSPGYLLGQLTMLWQRKQKKVLDPLDLTQTQFVLLAAVAWLSKKSNAVTQIDIANQSNADRMMVSKVLRTLEEKGFVTRHEHETDTRAKCIRLTPDGEIVLQKALIEIENADLAFFAALNDKLSGFNQNMVQLIDENKA; encoded by the coding sequence ATGCCTCAAGAAATAGAATTTCATTTTAAAAGCCCCCAAGACAGTCCAGGGTACTTGCTCGGACAGCTCACCATGCTTTGGCAGCGCAAACAAAAGAAAGTGTTAGATCCTCTGGACTTGACGCAAACGCAATTTGTGTTGCTGGCGGCGGTGGCGTGGCTTTCCAAAAAAAGTAATGCCGTAACGCAAATTGACATTGCCAACCAAAGCAACGCCGACCGAATGATGGTGTCCAAAGTGCTGCGCACGTTGGAGGAAAAAGGATTTGTAACGCGCCACGAACACGAGACCGACACCAGAGCCAAATGTATTCGGCTGACACCCGACGGAGAAATCGTTTTACAAAAAGCCCTCATAGAGATAGAAAATGCGGATTTGGCTTTTTTTGCGGCACTCAACGACAAACTTTCTGGGTTTAATCAAAATATGGTGCAACTAATTGACGAAAATAAAGCATAA
- a CDS encoding methyltransferase domain-containing protein, whose translation MTKIYALIASFFTTIFLVGCGSLYVSNNPDAIISTHSSRPFKYGFAYSREECEQYRGTLTLYNIKKGDVVAEVGAASGWLEGVYSVMTASVTYYVQDIDTSILNQDQLSKMVKHYSSVRQTPQTNTFKMVIGTKTGTNLPDGAFDKIIISNSYHEFKDPASMVKDLAKKIKPNGTIIIFDDFSNNYIKHKHLGCRITSPKPSMVIKEFEKQGLYLTNISAPINSLENNLFFEFSKQKSDDFKLKTSSVEKYIKILDQLNIEETYSNANLCLEIVENLKPYIATIERIYPRFNTYFSSLGDALYWEEMDLKKSINVFHAGLVLYPKSAEIYKGLGTSYCSDNNYVLSVENYKISLELDPYNQPIKEKINELNNIIAKKKSKKSKHIIK comes from the coding sequence ATGACAAAAATATACGCTCTTATTGCTTCTTTTTTTACTACTATTTTTTTGGTTGGCTGCGGTAGTCTGTATGTAAGTAACAATCCTGACGCAATTATTAGTACGCATTCGAGCAGGCCTTTCAAATATGGCTTTGCGTATTCTCGCGAAGAATGTGAACAATACAGAGGAACTTTGACGCTTTATAACATCAAAAAAGGCGATGTAGTGGCAGAAGTGGGGGCAGCAAGCGGCTGGCTGGAAGGTGTATATTCTGTTATGACGGCTAGTGTTACGTATTACGTACAAGACATAGATACGAGCATTTTAAACCAAGACCAGCTCAGCAAAATGGTCAAACATTATTCGTCTGTACGCCAAACACCGCAAACCAATACTTTCAAGATGGTGATTGGAACTAAAACGGGTACTAATTTACCTGACGGTGCATTTGATAAAATAATTATCAGTAATTCTTACCATGAATTTAAAGATCCAGCCTCTATGGTCAAGGACTTAGCAAAAAAAATAAAACCCAATGGGACTATTATTATTTTTGATGATTTTTCAAATAACTATATAAAGCATAAGCATTTAGGTTGTAGAATAACGAGCCCTAAACCATCTATGGTTATCAAAGAATTTGAAAAACAAGGTCTTTATTTGACGAATATATCTGCTCCTATCAATTCATTAGAAAATAATTTATTTTTTGAGTTTAGTAAGCAAAAAAGTGACGATTTTAAATTAAAAACAAGTAGCGTTGAAAAATATATTAAAATACTGGATCAATTAAATATAGAGGAAACGTATTCTAACGCTAATCTCTGTTTGGAAATAGTAGAAAACTTAAAACCATATATTGCAACAATAGAACGTATTTATCCAAGATTTAATACTTATTTTAGTTCTTTAGGTGATGCTTTATATTGGGAAGAAATGGATCTTAAAAAATCAATTAACGTATTTCATGCAGGTCTTGTATTATATCCAAAATCAGCAGAAATTTATAAAGGATTAGGGACGTCATATTGCAGTGATAATAATTATGTTTTATCGGTAGAAAATTACAAAATATCATTAGAGTTAGATCCATATAACCAGCCTATTAAAGAAAAAATAAATGAACTTAATAATATTATAGCCAAGAAAAAAAGCAAAAAAAGCAAACACATTATTAAATGA
- a CDS encoding SGNH/GDSL hydrolase family protein codes for MKKIALIIVVFGLFLCSNQGFAQVKKDTLRVLFVGNSYTYYQNLAQVVSIISDSTKTKLITKKSTIGGAYLSEHWHGKRGLKTKDIIKNGRFDIVVLQEFSMGAIENPDSAYKYMKLFCQFVKENGAKPYLYQTWAREKVPHYQEQINKLYAKAAADNKAELVPVGNAWALAKQLRPNFVLYHNDGSHPSDLGTFLTACVFVKTITHELPANLPNVYSTLDINKESLILLNLDQLDVVFCKKVAQSF; via the coding sequence ATGAAAAAAATTGCTTTAATTATTGTCGTTTTTGGGCTATTCCTATGTAGCAATCAAGGTTTTGCACAAGTAAAAAAAGATACACTTCGTGTTCTGTTTGTAGGCAACAGCTACACATATTATCAAAATCTCGCGCAAGTCGTTTCTATTATTTCCGACAGCACCAAAACCAAACTCATTACAAAAAAAAGTACCATTGGCGGCGCGTATCTCAGCGAACATTGGCACGGCAAAAGAGGTCTCAAAACGAAAGATATTATTAAAAATGGCAGATTTGATATAGTGGTACTGCAAGAATTTAGTATGGGAGCCATCGAAAACCCAGATAGTGCGTACAAATACATGAAACTGTTCTGCCAATTCGTTAAAGAAAACGGCGCAAAACCGTATTTGTATCAAACGTGGGCAAGAGAGAAAGTACCTCATTATCAGGAGCAAATCAATAAACTGTATGCCAAAGCTGCCGCCGACAACAAAGCCGAATTAGTGCCCGTTGGGAATGCGTGGGCTTTGGCCAAACAATTGCGCCCCAATTTCGTATTGTATCACAACGACGGCAGCCACCCTTCCGATTTAGGCACGTTTCTAACGGCTTGCGTTTTTGTTAAAACAATTACGCACGAGCTACCCGCCAATTTGCCCAATGTTTACAGCACTTTAGACATCAACAAAGAATCGCTTATTCTCCTAAATCTTGACCAGTTGGACGTAGTTTTTTGTAAAAAAGTAGCCCAATCTTTCTAA
- the rocD gene encoding ornithine--oxo-acid transaminase, with amino-acid sequence MLHQPTTLSSAQAIELEDRYGAHNYHPLPVVLSKGEGVHLYDPEGKHYYDFLSAYSAVNQGHCHPHIIGALVAQAQNLTLTSRAFYNNRLGEAEKFICETFGYDKVLMMNSGAEANETALKLARKWGYTVKGIPENQAVIVAVNSNFHGRTLGMISASTDENARQDFGPFIDGYQIIPYDDLQALEAALQNPNVCAFWFEPIQGEAGVLVPQEGYLRKVYELCSKYNVLMMADEVQTGIARTGKLTACQHEGVTPHVLILGKALSGGVLPVSAVLANDDIMLTIKAGQHGSTFGGNPLACAVAIAALEVVHNEKLSENAERLGAIFRSRMEMVQQKVPNVVTAVRGKGLLNAVVIAPSADGRTAWDVCISLKDNGLLAKPTHGDIIRFAPPLVITEEQLHECCDIIEKVLLAF; translated from the coding sequence ATGTTACACCAACCAACGACACTTTCATCTGCCCAAGCCATTGAATTAGAAGACCGTTACGGCGCACACAATTATCACCCGCTGCCCGTTGTGCTCTCCAAAGGCGAAGGCGTACATCTTTACGACCCCGAAGGAAAACATTATTATGATTTCTTGTCGGCTTATAGTGCTGTGAATCAAGGCCATTGTCATCCACATATTATCGGTGCGTTGGTGGCACAGGCGCAAAATCTGACACTTACTTCAAGAGCTTTCTACAACAATCGTTTGGGCGAGGCCGAAAAATTCATTTGCGAAACTTTCGGATACGATAAAGTTTTGATGATGAACTCTGGAGCAGAAGCCAACGAAACGGCTCTTAAATTGGCGCGTAAATGGGGTTATACGGTCAAAGGTATTCCCGAAAATCAGGCTGTTATTGTGGCCGTAAACAGCAATTTTCATGGTCGTACGCTGGGAATGATTTCGGCTTCTACGGATGAGAATGCCCGCCAAGATTTTGGGCCTTTTATTGATGGCTATCAAATTATCCCTTACGACGATTTGCAAGCCTTAGAAGCGGCCTTACAAAATCCGAATGTTTGTGCGTTTTGGTTTGAACCCATACAAGGCGAAGCTGGCGTGCTTGTGCCGCAAGAGGGCTATCTCCGCAAGGTTTATGAGCTTTGCAGCAAATACAATGTGCTAATGATGGCCGACGAAGTGCAAACGGGCATCGCGCGTACGGGCAAACTCACGGCCTGCCAACACGAAGGCGTAACGCCACACGTTTTGATTCTGGGAAAAGCCTTGTCGGGTGGTGTGTTGCCTGTTTCGGCAGTGCTGGCCAACGATGATATTATGCTCACCATCAAAGCTGGGCAACATGGCTCGACGTTTGGCGGCAATCCGCTTGCTTGTGCTGTGGCTATTGCTGCGCTGGAAGTGGTTCATAACGAAAAACTCTCGGAAAATGCCGAACGTTTGGGCGCGATTTTCCGTAGCCGCATGGAAATGGTACAGCAAAAAGTGCCGAACGTGGTAACGGCAGTGCGTGGCAAAGGCTTGCTAAATGCTGTGGTGATTGCGCCAAGTGCCGATGGTCGTACGGCTTGGGACGTGTGCATTTCGCTCAAAGATAACGGCCTGTTGGCCAAGCCAACACACGGCGATATTATTCGTTTTGCGCCGCCGTTGGTCATTACCGAAGAGCAGTTGCATGAGTGTTGCGACATTATCGAAAAAGTGCTGTTGGCATTCTAA
- a CDS encoding DUF5522 domain-containing protein, with the protein MTPSPKTPIQPLSPEDFYFNEQGLMVFTEIYHRKRGYCCKNGCKHCPYRKPKKA; encoded by the coding sequence ATGACACCAAGCCCCAAAACGCCGATACAGCCATTAAGCCCCGAAGATTTTTATTTTAACGAACAAGGCTTGATGGTTTTTACGGAAATTTATCATCGCAAACGCGGCTATTGCTGCAAAAATGGCTGCAAACATTGCCCCTATCGCAAACCCAAAAAGGCATAA
- a CDS encoding substrate-binding periplasmic protein, with protein sequence MKKYIICLVIFVLSFSFEESSAKRLYQQWHGTSWAITQKQGKGTVVFTYTESPTFSYKDKTGKLTGVCVDIMQGFVKYVEQKYKVKLTIKYEHYPHDDFFTFYNLLKSSQGGVFGLTNATITPERQKEVQFSPPFLNNISIIMTNQSVKSLSTVKNIAKDFAGMTAYTNKGTANERRLLQIKKAYFPQMKIVYLPYNEDILMQIAKDKKAFTCLDFNYYSDGKQKNKPFKRHPAGDDFSEELGLVMPLKSDWGALMKEYFAANGGLRQSKPYKQMLTKHFGTEAANILLNK encoded by the coding sequence ATGAAAAAATATATTATTTGTCTGGTTATCTTTGTTTTATCTTTCAGCTTTGAAGAAAGTTCGGCCAAACGATTGTACCAACAATGGCACGGAACGAGTTGGGCTATTACCCAAAAACAAGGAAAAGGGACGGTTGTTTTTACGTACACCGAATCGCCTACTTTTTCGTACAAAGATAAAACAGGTAAGCTAACGGGTGTGTGTGTAGATATTATGCAAGGTTTTGTGAAATATGTAGAACAAAAGTATAAAGTCAAGCTTACGATTAAGTACGAACATTATCCGCACGATGATTTTTTTACCTTTTATAACTTGCTTAAATCTTCACAAGGCGGGGTGTTTGGCCTGACCAATGCCACGATTACTCCCGAACGCCAGAAAGAAGTTCAATTTTCGCCACCATTTTTGAATAATATTTCGATTATTATGACGAATCAGTCTGTAAAATCGTTGTCGACGGTGAAGAATATAGCCAAAGATTTTGCAGGAATGACAGCTTACACCAACAAAGGAACAGCCAACGAACGTCGATTACTTCAAATCAAAAAAGCGTATTTCCCTCAAATGAAAATTGTTTATTTGCCATATAATGAAGATATTTTGATGCAAATTGCTAAAGACAAAAAAGCATTTACTTGTTTGGATTTCAATTATTATAGCGACGGAAAACAAAAGAATAAGCCATTCAAACGCCACCCAGCAGGCGACGACTTTTCGGAAGAGTTGGGCTTGGTAATGCCACTCAAATCGGATTGGGGCGCGTTGATGAAAGAATATTTTGCGGCAAATGGTGGCCTTCGCCAATCCAAGCCCTACAAACAAATGCTTACCAAGCACTTTGGTACGGAAGCAGCCAATATTTTACTCAACAAATAA
- the dnaB gene encoding replicative DNA helicase yields MENNRPAYNKKTLQDRIANTARETSAVLNTARKPPQAIELEEAVLGALMVEKDALTTVIDILQPESFYVDKHARIYEAIRALFQKSEPVDILTVINQLRSTGELEFVGGASYITKLTSTVHSAANIEYHARIVVEMAIKRELIRISGETTRDAYEDTTDVFQLLDKTEQSFFQVSEMNIKKKVADMRSVLAEALEELKSKKDNADGLTGVPSGFTKLDRITSGWQKSDLVILAARPGMGKTAFVVSAARNAAALFKKGVAIFSLEMSAVQLVNRLISAEAELESEKIKKGNLAEHEWVQLHQRITTLAEAPIFIDDTPALSVLELRAKCRRLKAQHDIQMIIIDYLQLMSGDNGSGKGGGNREQEIAYISRSLKNLAKELNVPVIALSQLSRAVETRGGDKRPQLSDLRESGSIEQDADMVVFLYRPEYYGITQDESGNPVTGVGEVIIAKHRNGSLDSVYLRFEGKYTKFTDLEEDRFKAFSSGTFSAFPSAEAHVPREFEAAAPNTQQVKTFGSKLNQKNNTDFSKPDDTPAPF; encoded by the coding sequence TAATACGGCGCGTGAAACGTCGGCGGTGCTTAACACTGCTCGCAAGCCGCCACAGGCCATTGAGTTGGAGGAAGCCGTATTGGGTGCCTTGATGGTTGAGAAAGATGCGCTGACTACTGTCATAGATATTTTGCAGCCCGAAAGTTTTTATGTGGACAAACACGCCCGCATTTATGAGGCCATTCGTGCGCTTTTTCAAAAGTCAGAACCTGTTGATATCCTGACGGTTATTAATCAATTACGTTCTACGGGAGAGCTGGAATTTGTGGGAGGAGCTTCTTACATCACGAAGCTGACCAGCACGGTACACTCCGCCGCCAACATCGAATACCATGCGCGTATTGTGGTGGAAATGGCCATCAAACGCGAACTTATTCGTATTTCGGGCGAAACGACCCGCGACGCTTACGAGGACACGACCGACGTTTTCCAACTTTTAGATAAAACAGAACAATCCTTTTTTCAGGTGTCCGAAATGAACATCAAGAAAAAAGTGGCAGATATGCGTTCGGTATTGGCCGAAGCCTTAGAAGAACTTAAATCTAAGAAAGATAACGCCGATGGCCTGACGGGTGTGCCAAGTGGTTTTACGAAACTCGACCGCATTACGTCGGGTTGGCAAAAATCCGATTTGGTGATTTTGGCGGCTCGCCCTGGTATGGGTAAAACGGCTTTTGTGGTGTCGGCGGCGCGTAACGCGGCGGCACTGTTCAAAAAAGGTGTAGCGATTTTTTCTTTGGAAATGTCGGCGGTGCAATTGGTGAACCGTCTTATTTCGGCGGAAGCCGAGCTGGAAAGCGAAAAAATCAAGAAAGGAAATTTGGCCGAACACGAATGGGTGCAACTGCATCAACGCATTACGACACTGGCCGAAGCTCCGATTTTTATAGATGATACGCCTGCACTTTCTGTGCTCGAATTGCGTGCCAAATGCCGCCGCCTCAAGGCGCAACACGATATTCAGATGATTATCATTGACTATTTGCAACTCATGAGCGGCGATAATGGTTCGGGCAAAGGTGGTGGCAATCGCGAACAAGAAATTGCCTATATCTCGCGTTCACTCAAGAACTTAGCCAAAGAATTGAACGTGCCCGTCATCGCGCTTTCGCAGTTGAGCCGTGCCGTAGAAACGCGCGGTGGCGACAAACGTCCGCAGCTTTCGGATTTGAGGGAATCGGGTTCTATCGAGCAAGATGCCGACATGGTGGTTTTCTTGTATCGTCCTGAATATTATGGCATTACACAAGACGAAAGTGGTAATCCCGTAACGGGCGTAGGAGAGGTGATTATCGCCAAGCACCGTAACGGCTCGCTGGATAGCGTTTACCTGCGTTTTGAAGGCAAATACACGAAGTTCACGGATTTGGAAGAAGACCGATTTAAGGCCTTTAGTTCGGGTACGTTTAGCGCGTTTCCTTCAGCTGAGGCACACGTGCCGCGCGAGTTTGAAGCTGCCGCACCGAACACACAGCAAGTCAAAACATTTGGTAGCAAACTCAATCAAAAAAATAATACAGATTTCTCTAAACCAGACGATACGCCCGCACCGTTTTAG